A genomic window from Paenibacillus sp. FSL K6-0276 includes:
- a CDS encoding 5'-nucleotidase C-terminal domain-containing protein translates to MQKFAPKSYVGLLLIFVLCATTLVTPLSSNKVQAAEAKPETTITLLGTSDIHGRFMPWDYALDGPNKTGSLTQLYTIVKKVREENPNTLLLDAGDMIQDNSAELFNNQPKSPMMVAMNEMKYDAWVMGNHEFNFGLDVLQKISSQFKGQPLVGNVFKENGDRYMPAYTIIEKAGIKIGIIGMNTPMITEFEKGTDHLDGIIVKDPVEETKKAIAELKGKVDVIVGLMHMGLDNENGKAGTGVTDIANANPELTAIFAGHMHTLVESKTVNGVLISEPNKYGSHISRIDLTFTKQGDKVVLKDKQATALAVKASDGSFEESDAGLEGILKPFHEFARADANTVVAELKGTNLVPSNEIQGITTVQIQETPLSDFFSEVMLHYSKADVVAHQIDNDKAKLDVGPIKKKDIAYNYQFALGEVTVYQVTGKDLKDYMEWAVGYFNSTRPGDVTISFDSKRRASKYSTNDFFGGVSYEVDLSEPYGSRIKNLKYASGASVKADDSLKLGMNAYRMEALKAKGGALEGRTFKQLWSSKDATAYGENKGTIRNLSIAYLKDVKKGVYEPTIHHNWKVTGIDTTAPARVDVVELINAGILSVPTTEDGKYSNIASINILDSVTHEEIAELSTKANVNQALFSDVKTKGDFYQKLNQARKTSAGVVVEEQPKPSEPAVVEEQAKPEPVTPVQESTGKTEKQAKVTAYFLNVRANASSKAKIYTALPKDTVLEVLSTDKYGWVKINFNGKEAYVYGQYVKMLP, encoded by the coding sequence ATGCAGAAATTTGCTCCAAAGAGTTATGTAGGACTGTTGCTCATATTTGTGTTATGCGCCACAACTCTTGTCACTCCTCTCTCCAGCAACAAAGTTCAAGCCGCAGAGGCTAAACCCGAAACAACCATAACACTGCTTGGAACATCGGATATCCACGGACGGTTTATGCCATGGGATTACGCGCTCGACGGCCCGAACAAGACGGGCAGCTTGACTCAGCTGTACACGATTGTGAAAAAGGTTCGTGAAGAGAATCCGAACACTCTCTTGCTTGATGCAGGAGACATGATACAAGATAACTCTGCAGAATTGTTTAATAATCAACCCAAATCTCCAATGATGGTAGCCATGAATGAGATGAAATACGATGCTTGGGTTATGGGCAACCATGAGTTTAATTTCGGACTTGATGTGCTGCAAAAAATCTCCTCACAATTTAAGGGACAACCCTTAGTAGGGAACGTATTCAAAGAAAATGGCGACCGGTACATGCCGGCTTATACCATTATTGAGAAGGCCGGGATCAAAATTGGCATTATCGGCATGAATACACCCATGATTACTGAGTTTGAAAAGGGAACCGACCACCTAGACGGAATTATCGTGAAGGATCCTGTAGAAGAAACAAAAAAAGCCATTGCAGAGTTGAAAGGCAAGGTTGATGTCATTGTAGGTCTCATGCATATGGGCCTTGATAATGAGAATGGAAAAGCAGGTACAGGTGTAACGGATATCGCTAATGCGAATCCAGAGTTAACTGCTATTTTCGCCGGACATATGCATACACTTGTTGAATCGAAGACAGTGAACGGCGTGCTGATCTCTGAACCTAATAAATATGGATCGCATATTTCGCGTATCGACCTGACGTTCACGAAGCAAGGGGATAAAGTGGTACTGAAAGACAAACAAGCAACGGCTCTGGCAGTAAAAGCCTCAGACGGTTCGTTTGAGGAATCCGATGCCGGACTAGAGGGCATTTTAAAGCCATTTCACGAGTTCGCACGTGCGGATGCCAATACCGTTGTTGCTGAACTAAAGGGAACGAATCTTGTCCCATCGAATGAAATTCAAGGCATTACTACTGTTCAAATCCAGGAGACTCCGTTATCGGACTTCTTCAGCGAAGTGATGCTGCACTACAGCAAGGCCGATGTCGTCGCTCACCAGATTGATAATGATAAGGCTAAACTAGATGTTGGGCCGATTAAGAAAAAAGATATTGCTTACAATTATCAATTTGCGCTTGGTGAAGTTACGGTGTACCAGGTAACAGGCAAAGACTTAAAAGACTATATGGAATGGGCAGTAGGTTATTTCAACTCGACGCGTCCAGGCGATGTAACCATCAGCTTCGACTCCAAGAGACGTGCCTCTAAATACAGCACCAATGATTTCTTTGGAGGAGTATCTTATGAAGTTGATTTGTCCGAGCCTTATGGAAGCAGAATTAAGAACCTGAAGTATGCGAGTGGCGCTTCCGTGAAGGCAGACGATAGTCTGAAGCTTGGAATGAACGCCTACCGAATGGAAGCCCTGAAAGCTAAAGGTGGGGCTCTGGAAGGAAGAACATTCAAGCAGCTCTGGTCTTCTAAAGATGCTACTGCCTATGGCGAAAATAAAGGTACCATTCGAAATCTCTCTATCGCTTATTTGAAAGATGTAAAAAAAGGCGTGTACGAACCAACAATCCATCATAATTGGAAAGTGACAGGTATCGATACGACAGCGCCGGCGCGTGTTGATGTCGTGGAACTGATTAATGCCGGTATTCTATCTGTTCCAACAACGGAAGATGGTAAATATTCAAATATAGCTTCCATTAACATTCTAGATTCGGTTACCCATGAAGAAATCGCTGAGCTCTCTACAAAGGCGAATGTAAACCAAGCGTTGTTCTCCGACGTAAAAACCAAAGGTGATTTCTATCAAAAGCTGAATCAAGCGAGAAAAACCTCAGCTGGTGTAGTAGTTGAAGAACAACCTAAACCTAGTGAACCTGCAGTTGTTGAAGAGCAGGCTAAACCAGAGCCAGTTACACCTGTACAAGAATCTACGGGTAAAACAGAGAAGCAAGCCAAAGTTACAGCTTATTTCTTGAATGTACGCGCTAACGCCTCATCCAAAGCAAAAATTTATACAGCATTGCCTAAGGATACCGTCTTGGAGGTACTAAGCACCGATAAGTATGGATGGGTGAAGATCAACTTTAACGGCAAAGAAGCCTATGTGTACGGACAATATGTAAAAATGTTGCCTTAA
- a CDS encoding IS1182 family transposase, which translates to MAIYDIVVPKDNMLRQINDLVDFSFVHEELQNKYCLDNGRNAVPPIRMFKYLLLKSIFDLSDVDVVERSKYDMSLKYFLDMAPEDEVINPSSLTKFRKLRLKDVNLLDMLIQKTVEIALEKEIIKSRSIIVDATHTKSRFNQQSPKEILMEKSKLLRKAVYQINENMKDKFPPKTTTNELVDELDYCQKVIDVVEKEESIREYPKVKEKLNYLKEIVEDHVEHLQFSNDPDARVGHKTADSSFFGYKTHLAMNDERIITAAVITTGEKSDGKQLQSLITKSRKTGMEIDTIIGDTAYSEKENIQYAHENGLQLVSKLHPLITQGKRKKENEFEFNKDAGMYVCKAGQMATRRARTGTKNVGANQVDTYYFDIDKCKQCPLKEGCYKEGAKSKTYSISIKSTEHSEQQTFQESEYFKEKARERYKIEAKNSELKHRHGYDVASSSGLVGMHMQGAMAIFAVNLKRILTLLK; encoded by the coding sequence ATGGCTATTTACGATATCGTCGTACCTAAAGATAATATGCTACGACAAATAAATGACCTCGTAGATTTTTCCTTTGTTCATGAAGAATTACAGAATAAATATTGCCTGGATAATGGTCGCAATGCCGTGCCTCCCATTCGTATGTTCAAGTATTTATTACTAAAATCGATCTTTGATTTATCAGATGTCGATGTCGTAGAACGTTCTAAATATGATATGTCCCTCAAATACTTCTTAGATATGGCGCCTGAAGATGAGGTCATCAATCCTAGTTCACTCACGAAGTTTCGTAAACTCCGGTTGAAAGACGTGAACCTGCTCGACATGCTGATTCAAAAAACGGTGGAAATCGCATTGGAAAAAGAAATCATTAAGAGCCGATCAATTATTGTGGATGCTACCCACACAAAATCACGATTCAATCAACAATCACCAAAAGAAATTTTGATGGAGAAGTCTAAGCTATTGCGGAAGGCAGTTTATCAGATCAATGAAAACATGAAAGATAAATTCCCGCCAAAAACAACGACAAACGAATTAGTGGATGAACTGGACTATTGCCAAAAAGTAATTGACGTCGTGGAAAAAGAAGAAAGCATCCGCGAATACCCAAAGGTAAAGGAAAAGTTGAACTACTTAAAAGAAATCGTAGAAGATCACGTGGAGCACCTCCAATTCTCAAATGATCCAGATGCACGTGTAGGTCACAAAACGGCAGATTCCTCTTTCTTTGGCTATAAAACACATCTTGCAATGAATGATGAACGTATTATTACAGCTGCAGTAATTACAACAGGTGAAAAAAGTGATGGAAAACAACTTCAATCCTTGATTACTAAAAGTCGTAAAACGGGTATGGAAATCGATACGATCATTGGAGATACAGCCTATTCTGAGAAAGAGAATATCCAATATGCCCATGAAAATGGATTGCAATTAGTATCCAAATTACACCCATTAATTACGCAAGGAAAACGTAAAAAAGAAAATGAATTTGAGTTTAATAAAGATGCAGGAATGTACGTTTGTAAAGCCGGACAGATGGCAACTCGCAGGGCACGTACGGGGACAAAAAATGTAGGAGCAAATCAAGTAGATACCTATTACTTTGATATCGATAAGTGTAAGCAATGCCCCTTAAAAGAAGGTTGTTATAAAGAAGGAGCAAAATCGAAAACCTATTCAATCAGTATCAAATCAACGGAGCATAGCGAGCAGCAAACTTTCCAAGAAAGTGAATATTTTAAAGAGAAGGCAAGAGAACGTTATAAAATTGAAGCAAAGAATAGTGAACTAAAACACAGACATGGGTATGATGTGGCATCTTCCTCAGGTCTCGTCGGCATGCACATGCAAGGAGCAATGGCTATATTTGCAGTAAATCTCAAAAGAATATTGACGCTATTAAAGTAA
- a CDS encoding LTA synthase family protein produces the protein MPFKEPRTLSKRSILFFSLIMLVKSYFTWYFLFEDGPTWTTWLKEIPFVLLVFCLIEWFATKRKIAIYMLVNVLITTLFFSLIVYHNHFGIIATSQVLDQVKQVGAVKKSIFSVMRPQYMLIFLDIIVIGLVMFRKQKALDWKKAMSRKSNRKTVAILFCISIVICAMNIFPNRASMNETVKAEQMGILNYEAYSLLANQEEEQIDVAEITQSTINETKGIQVTSNPVLFGAAKGKNLIILQMESFQNFLINLKIDGVEITPNMNKLAASSYYFPRFYQQVGQGNTSDAEFIVNTSFYVPPDGPATQMYAPKELPSLPKILQAQGYDTATFHTNAVDFWNRGELYSALGFNRYYDKTYFSEEDTVFYGASDEVLYEKTAAELARMDRNDQPFYSHVISMSAHNPFSIPEDKYKMTLPERFEGTLVGDYIRAQNYADYALGLFIDELKQNGVWDNSLIALYGDHRGLPIFSLKENDHLLLQEILGHEYTERELINIPLILSATGITTPSVKEQLGGQVDIMPTLSNLLGVSLDDHIHFGQDLLNQSTYNLLPQRYYLPTGSFVNNEELFLSGSGFEDGQHYTLSGDGNHTQQTTEDEFDRALELLHLSDSYVTQLPDRVIEEK, from the coding sequence ATGCCGTTTAAAGAACCTCGTACACTAAGTAAAAGATCCATACTATTCTTCTCTCTCATCATGCTAGTAAAAAGTTATTTTACTTGGTATTTTCTTTTCGAAGATGGGCCTACTTGGACCACATGGCTTAAAGAAATCCCTTTTGTGCTTCTAGTCTTTTGCTTGATTGAATGGTTCGCAACGAAACGAAAAATTGCCATTTACATGCTGGTCAATGTGTTGATTACTACTCTATTTTTCTCATTAATCGTATATCACAATCACTTTGGCATCATTGCTACTTCGCAAGTATTAGATCAGGTCAAACAAGTTGGAGCCGTTAAGAAAAGTATATTTTCAGTCATGCGTCCGCAATATATGCTTATTTTCTTGGATATCATTGTTATTGGTTTGGTCATGTTTAGAAAACAAAAGGCACTAGATTGGAAAAAAGCCATGTCTCGTAAAAGTAACCGCAAAACGGTTGCTATCTTGTTCTGTATTTCCATCGTCATTTGTGCAATGAATATTTTTCCAAACCGAGCCAGTATGAACGAAACCGTTAAAGCCGAGCAAATGGGCATTCTCAATTATGAAGCCTACTCTCTGCTAGCCAATCAAGAAGAAGAACAAATTGACGTCGCTGAGATTACACAATCAACAATTAATGAAACCAAAGGAATTCAAGTTACCTCTAATCCGGTTCTATTTGGAGCCGCCAAAGGAAAGAATCTGATCATACTTCAGATGGAGTCTTTTCAGAACTTCTTAATCAATCTAAAGATTGATGGAGTAGAAATCACACCAAATATGAACAAGCTTGCGGCTAGCAGTTACTACTTTCCGCGTTTCTACCAGCAGGTTGGACAAGGCAACACTTCTGACGCTGAATTCATTGTAAATACTTCTTTCTATGTTCCACCTGATGGTCCAGCCACTCAGATGTATGCTCCCAAAGAGCTTCCAAGTTTACCCAAGATACTCCAAGCGCAAGGTTATGATACGGCAACATTCCATACGAATGCAGTCGACTTTTGGAACCGTGGTGAGCTTTATAGTGCCTTAGGATTTAATCGTTACTACGATAAGACTTACTTTAGTGAAGAGGATACTGTATTCTACGGGGCTTCTGATGAAGTATTATATGAGAAAACAGCTGCTGAACTAGCAAGAATGGATCGGAATGATCAGCCTTTCTACTCACATGTCATTTCGATGTCAGCTCATAATCCGTTCTCGATCCCAGAAGATAAATACAAAATGACACTTCCAGAACGATTCGAAGGAACGCTTGTTGGTGATTATATTCGGGCTCAGAATTATGCTGACTATGCTCTTGGACTTTTTATCGATGAACTCAAACAAAACGGTGTGTGGGATAACAGCTTGATCGCATTGTACGGAGATCACCGCGGACTTCCTATCTTCTCTCTGAAAGAGAATGATCACCTCTTATTACAGGAAATCCTTGGTCATGAATATACGGAACGCGAATTAATTAATATTCCATTGATCCTATCAGCGACGGGGATTACAACGCCAAGCGTGAAGGAACAATTAGGCGGACAGGTTGATATTATGCCTACGTTATCCAATCTATTAGGTGTTTCTCTTGATGATCATATTCATTTCGGACAAGATTTATTGAATCAATCGACTTATAACCTACTTCCTCAGCGCTATTATTTGCCAACAGGATCTTTCGTAAATAACGAAGAGCTCTTCCTATCTGGCAGTGGCTTCGAGGACGGTCAGCATTATACCTTATCTGGCGATGGTAACCACACGCAACAAACGACAGAGGATGAGTTCGATCGTGCGTTAGAGCTTCTCCATTTGTCCGATAGTTATGTGACACAGTTACCGGATAGAGTGATTGAGGAAAAATAA
- the rbsB gene encoding ribose ABC transporter substrate-binding protein RbsB, with product MKKLTLIFTSLLLILMTGCSLEPPEWAKPNSGGGPGNMKIGLSISTLNNPFFVSVKDGVLAEAKKLGMEVLVIDAQNDSAKQSNDVEDLMQKGVNALLINPVDSSAISTVVQTANSLNIPVVTLDRSADKGDIEALVASDNVKGGSMAAEYIVEQLGKGAKVIELEGSPGASATRERGKGFHELADTQLEVIAKQTADFDRTKGLTVMENLLQGNPDVQAVFAHNDEMALGAIEAIQSSGKNIPVIGFDGNEDALKSIEAGKLTGTVAQQPALIGQLAIQAAKDVLDGKTVEKLIAAPLKLVVKE from the coding sequence ATGAAAAAGCTCACATTAATTTTTACTTCCTTACTCTTGATTCTTATGACTGGCTGTTCTTTAGAGCCACCAGAGTGGGCTAAGCCTAACAGCGGCGGGGGCCCAGGGAATATGAAGATTGGATTATCCATATCTACCTTGAACAATCCGTTCTTTGTATCGGTTAAAGATGGAGTTTTGGCAGAAGCTAAGAAACTAGGCATGGAAGTTCTCGTTATCGATGCGCAGAATGATTCTGCCAAGCAAAGTAATGACGTTGAGGATTTAATGCAAAAAGGTGTAAATGCACTGTTGATCAACCCAGTAGATTCATCGGCGATCTCGACGGTTGTTCAGACGGCTAACAGTTTGAATATTCCAGTCGTTACTTTGGACCGTTCTGCAGATAAAGGGGATATTGAAGCCCTTGTTGCCTCTGATAATGTAAAAGGTGGATCAATGGCGGCAGAATATATTGTAGAGCAGCTTGGAAAAGGTGCTAAGGTCATTGAACTAGAAGGATCACCAGGAGCATCAGCCACTCGTGAACGTGGGAAAGGATTCCATGAACTTGCGGATACTCAGCTTGAGGTCATTGCGAAGCAAACTGCTGATTTCGACCGTACGAAAGGTTTGACCGTTATGGAGAACCTACTCCAAGGAAACCCAGATGTGCAAGCGGTCTTCGCTCATAATGATGAAATGGCTCTGGGTGCTATAGAAGCGATTCAGAGTTCAGGTAAGAATATTCCTGTCATCGGTTTTGATGGAAATGAAGATGCACTCAAATCTATAGAGGCGGGTAAACTAACAGGAACCGTTGCTCAGCAGCCTGCATTAATTGGGCAGTTAGCGATTCAAGCAGCGAAAGACGTGTTAGATGGCAAGACGGTTGAGAAACTGATTGCCGCACCTCTAAAACTGGTCGTAAAAGAATAA
- the rbsC gene encoding ribose ABC transporter permease (functions to transport ribose at high affinity; forms a complex with RbsA2C2B), with amino-acid sequence MTTIKDESVKKGFQMGQITQKLGPLLGLIILIIIVTVLNPSFMEPLNILNLLRQVAINALIAFGMTFVILTGGIDLSVGSILALSSAFTANLMLSGWDPILAIIVGCLAGGLMGMVNGLMITKGRMAPFIATLATMTIFRGLTLVYTDGNPITGLGDSMTFQLFGRGYLLGIPVPAITMIIVFAVLWIVLHKTPFGRKTYAIGGNEKASIISGIKVDRIKIMIYSLTGMLSALAGAILTSRLNSAQPTAGTSYELDAIAAVVLGGTSLTGGRGRIVGTLIGALIIGILNNGLNLLGVSSFYQMVVKGIVIAIAVLIDRKKAV; translated from the coding sequence ATGACAACTATCAAAGATGAGAGTGTAAAAAAAGGGTTCCAAATGGGGCAAATCACGCAGAAATTAGGGCCATTACTAGGGCTAATCATTCTTATTATTATCGTAACCGTGCTGAACCCAAGCTTTATGGAACCTCTAAATATACTGAATTTGCTTAGACAAGTCGCAATTAATGCGCTAATCGCTTTTGGGATGACCTTTGTTATTCTGACAGGTGGCATCGATTTATCAGTCGGTTCTATTCTAGCCTTATCCAGTGCCTTTACAGCCAATCTGATGTTGTCAGGATGGGACCCTATCTTAGCAATTATTGTGGGTTGTTTAGCGGGTGGACTGATGGGGATGGTCAACGGGCTGATGATTACGAAAGGCAGAATGGCGCCTTTTATCGCTACACTGGCGACCATGACTATTTTCCGCGGATTAACGCTTGTATATACGGATGGTAACCCGATCACAGGTCTTGGAGACAGCATGACGTTCCAATTGTTTGGTCGTGGATATTTACTAGGAATACCTGTACCTGCTATCACGATGATTATCGTATTCGCTGTCTTGTGGATTGTACTACACAAAACGCCTTTTGGCCGTAAAACGTATGCCATTGGGGGGAATGAGAAAGCATCGATTATTTCAGGGATTAAAGTAGACCGCATCAAAATAATGATCTATTCCTTAACGGGTATGTTATCCGCATTGGCAGGGGCTATCTTGACCTCCAGATTGAACTCAGCACAACCAACAGCGGGTACATCCTATGAACTGGATGCGATCGCAGCTGTAGTATTAGGGGGTACGAGCTTAACAGGTGGCCGTGGACGTATCGTAGGCACATTGATTGGTGCTCTTATTATTGGGATTCTGAACAATGGATTGAACTTGCTCGGCGTATCCTCTTTTTACCAAATGGTAGTTAAAGGGATCGTTATTGCGATTGCTGTACTCATAGACCGTAAGAAAGCCGTATAA
- a CDS encoding sugar ABC transporter ATP-binding protein has translation MYITMKDIHKSFGANRVLTGVDFELKDGEVHALMGENGAGKSTLMNILIGLHQRDQGTIRIDGQEKYFANPKEAEQYGIAFIHQELNVWPDMTVLDNLFIGKERTSKFGLLNRKEMKALANEQFAKLSVTIPLNQEAGECSVGEKQMIEIAKALMTHAKVIVMDEPTAALTEREIQKLFEVIASLKKEGVSIVYISHRMEEIFTICDRITVMRDGKTVDTKPIPETNFDDVVRKMVGRELTDRFPERTTKPGEVVLEVKNASKKGQFKNANFSVRAGEIIGFSGLMGSGRTEMMRTLFGLESLDQGEIWVKGKKVTIRNPNDAMQAGIGFVTEDRKDEGLVLDFSIRDNMVLTNLYDFAPKGVINAKKEQEFVNMLIKRLHIKTQSSSTLVRNLSGGNQQKVVIAKWIGIGLSVLILDEPTRGVDVGAKREIYQLMNELTERGVAIIMVSSELPEVLGMSDRIVVVHEGEISGELSQQEATQEKIMTLATGGQ, from the coding sequence ATGTACATTACGATGAAAGATATTCATAAGTCTTTTGGCGCTAACCGTGTATTAACCGGTGTGGATTTTGAACTTAAGGATGGTGAAGTTCATGCCCTAATGGGTGAGAATGGCGCAGGTAAGTCTACGCTCATGAATATTCTGATCGGTCTGCACCAACGTGACCAAGGCACCATTCGTATAGATGGTCAGGAGAAATACTTTGCGAATCCCAAAGAGGCAGAACAATATGGCATTGCATTTATCCATCAGGAGCTGAATGTATGGCCGGATATGACGGTTCTGGATAACCTGTTTATTGGCAAGGAACGAACATCCAAATTTGGCCTGTTAAATAGGAAAGAGATGAAAGCGTTAGCAAATGAACAGTTTGCTAAGCTCTCAGTGACCATTCCTTTGAACCAAGAGGCGGGGGAATGTTCGGTAGGTGAAAAACAGATGATAGAGATCGCTAAAGCGCTTATGACTCATGCAAAAGTTATTGTCATGGACGAGCCTACCGCTGCTTTAACCGAGCGAGAAATACAGAAACTATTCGAAGTCATTGCCTCACTGAAGAAAGAAGGCGTCTCTATCGTCTATATTTCGCATCGGATGGAAGAGATTTTTACGATATGTGATCGAATCACTGTTATGCGGGACGGGAAAACCGTAGATACGAAGCCCATTCCTGAAACTAACTTTGACGATGTAGTTCGGAAGATGGTAGGTCGTGAATTAACAGACCGTTTCCCTGAGCGAACTACTAAACCTGGAGAAGTGGTTCTTGAAGTTAAGAATGCATCAAAGAAAGGGCAATTTAAAAATGCTAATTTCTCTGTACGAGCTGGTGAAATCATAGGATTCTCTGGATTAATGGGATCTGGACGTACAGAAATGATGAGAACCTTATTCGGACTGGAATCTTTAGACCAGGGTGAGATTTGGGTGAAGGGAAAGAAGGTTACCATTCGGAATCCCAATGACGCTATGCAAGCTGGAATCGGCTTTGTTACAGAAGACCGCAAAGATGAGGGGTTAGTCCTAGATTTCTCTATTCGAGATAATATGGTGCTGACGAATTTATACGACTTCGCCCCTAAGGGTGTAATCAATGCTAAGAAGGAACAAGAATTCGTGAACATGCTTATTAAACGCCTGCACATCAAGACACAATCATCATCCACTTTGGTCCGGAATTTATCTGGGGGTAACCAACAAAAAGTAGTTATCGCTAAATGGATTGGTATTGGCCTCAGTGTTCTTATTCTCGATGAACCTACACGCGGCGTCGACGTTGGGGCAAAACGGGAAATCTATCAGCTTATGAACGAGTTAACTGAACGTGGTGTCGCCATTATTATGGTATCCTCAGAACTCCCTGAAGTCCTAGGGATGAGTGACCGCATCGTAGTTGTTCATGAAGGGGAAATCAGTGGAGAACTTTCACAACAAGAAGCTACGCAAGAAAAAATCATGACGTTAGCTACAGGGGGGCAATAG
- the rbsD gene encoding D-ribose pyranase — protein sequence MKKHGILNSHISKVLADLGHTDTIVIADVGLPVPPGVPKIDLAVKLGVPSFQDIVDIISEDMVIEKVIVAEELATDNKVTSQYLNNKFKEISIEAYSHEQFKQLTQQAKVIIRTGEAKPYANCILQAGVYFG from the coding sequence ATGAAGAAACACGGGATATTAAATAGCCATATTTCCAAAGTGCTTGCGGACTTAGGTCATACCGATACAATTGTCATCGCAGATGTTGGCCTTCCAGTTCCACCAGGTGTTCCGAAGATTGATTTAGCGGTTAAACTAGGGGTTCCTAGCTTCCAAGACATCGTTGACATCATTTCAGAGGATATGGTCATCGAAAAGGTAATTGTGGCAGAGGAACTAGCTACGGATAATAAAGTCACCTCTCAATACTTGAATAATAAATTTAAGGAAATATCCATAGAAGCGTATTCACATGAGCAATTTAAGCAACTGACCCAGCAAGCTAAGGTTATTATTCGCACGGGTGAAGCTAAGCCGTATGCAAACTGCATTCTACAAGCCGGGGTCTATTTTGGATAA
- the rbsK gene encoding ribokinase, whose protein sequence is MAKICVIGSCSMDLVVTSSKRPHAGETVLGESFATVPGGKGANQAVAASRLGAEVTMVGCVGEDFYGTEIMDNLKRNRVFTTNVEPVTHAESGTAHIILAEGDNSIIVVKGANDLVTPTLVERALDTIKDSDMVLIQQEIPEETVSFVSELCHKFNVPMLLNPAPARPISDTIIENAAYLTPNEHECTILFPGMSTADALRKYPNKLFITEGSNGVRFYDGEQEVLVPTYKVNAIDTTGAGDTFNAAFAVALAEGSSILDSVKFANRAASLSVTKFGAQGGMPTRAEVEANL, encoded by the coding sequence ATGGCTAAGATTTGTGTAATTGGAAGTTGCTCGATGGATTTGGTGGTGACCTCTTCCAAGCGACCTCACGCGGGTGAGACCGTTCTAGGAGAAAGCTTCGCTACCGTTCCAGGAGGTAAGGGAGCGAATCAGGCCGTAGCAGCTTCACGTCTTGGGGCAGAAGTTACGATGGTTGGTTGTGTAGGTGAAGATTTCTATGGTACGGAGATCATGGATAATCTTAAGAGAAATCGGGTTTTTACCACAAATGTGGAACCGGTTACACATGCCGAAAGTGGGACAGCTCACATCATTTTAGCAGAAGGTGATAATAGCATTATCGTTGTAAAAGGAGCGAATGATTTAGTTACTCCTACTTTGGTTGAGCGAGCACTTGATACTATTAAAGATTCTGATATGGTGTTAATCCAACAAGAAATACCAGAAGAAACGGTGTCATTTGTAAGTGAGCTTTGCCATAAATTCAACGTACCTATGCTGCTTAATCCGGCACCTGCTCGCCCAATCAGTGACACGATTATAGAAAATGCTGCCTATCTAACGCCGAACGAACATGAATGTACGATTTTATTCCCTGGGATGAGTACTGCTGATGCCTTACGGAAATACCCAAACAAGCTGTTTATCACAGAGGGAAGCAATGGCGTAAGATTTTACGATGGAGAACAAGAAGTTCTGGTTCCCACTTACAAAGTGAATGCTATAGATACGACTGGAGCTGGAGATACTTTTAACGCGGCATTTGCAGTTGCTTTAGCTGAGGGCAGCTCCATTCTGGATAGTGTAAAGTTTGCCAATCGAGCAGCATCTTTATCCGTTACTAAATTTGGTGCTCAAGGTGGTATGCCAACAAGAGCAGAGGTGGAGGCGAATCTGTAA